A genome region from Natronosalvus rutilus includes the following:
- the glyA gene encoding serine hydroxymethyltransferase — MDHDHVRGVDPVVADALEGEIERQQDTLSMIASENHVSRAVLDAQGSALTNKYAEGYPGARYYGGCRYADEVEQLAIDRATELFGAEHVNVQPHSGTQANQAVYFAMLEPGDKILSLDLTHGGHLSHGHPANFTGQLYEVEQYEVDPETGYLDYDGLADHAAEFEPDIIVSGYSAYPREVEWERIQDVAEEVDALHLADIAHITGLVAAGVHSSPVGVADFVTGSTHKTIRSGRGGIVMTNEEYADDIDSAVFPGGQGGPLMHNIAGKAVGFGEALEPEFETYAERTVANAKALGETLADHGLSLVSGGTDNHLVLVDLRESHPDTTGGDAEEALEDAGIVLNANTVPGETRSAFNPSGIRAGTPALTTRGFDEDDLRTVGDLIARVIDSPDDEDVIADVSESVDELCAANPLYE, encoded by the coding sequence ATGGACCACGACCACGTCCGAGGGGTCGACCCCGTCGTCGCCGACGCGCTCGAAGGTGAGATCGAACGACAGCAGGACACGCTGTCGATGATCGCCAGCGAGAACCACGTCAGCCGCGCCGTTCTCGACGCCCAGGGGAGCGCGCTCACGAACAAGTACGCCGAGGGCTACCCCGGCGCGCGCTACTACGGCGGCTGTCGGTACGCCGACGAGGTCGAACAACTTGCCATCGACCGCGCAACGGAACTCTTCGGCGCCGAGCACGTCAATGTCCAGCCCCACTCGGGCACGCAGGCCAACCAGGCCGTCTACTTCGCGATGCTCGAGCCCGGCGACAAGATTCTCTCGCTCGACCTGACCCACGGCGGCCACCTCAGCCACGGCCACCCCGCGAACTTCACCGGCCAGCTCTACGAGGTCGAGCAGTACGAGGTCGATCCCGAAACAGGGTACCTCGATTACGACGGCCTCGCCGACCACGCCGCCGAGTTCGAACCGGACATCATCGTCTCGGGATACTCCGCGTACCCGCGAGAGGTCGAGTGGGAACGTATCCAGGACGTCGCCGAAGAGGTTGACGCGCTCCACCTCGCCGACATCGCCCACATCACGGGGCTCGTGGCCGCGGGCGTCCACTCCTCGCCCGTCGGCGTCGCGGACTTCGTGACCGGCTCGACCCACAAGACGATTCGTTCCGGACGGGGCGGCATCGTCATGACGAACGAGGAGTACGCCGACGATATCGATTCCGCCGTGTTCCCCGGCGGCCAGGGTGGTCCGCTCATGCACAACATCGCCGGCAAGGCCGTCGGCTTCGGCGAGGCCCTCGAGCCCGAGTTCGAGACCTACGCCGAACGGACGGTCGCCAACGCGAAGGCTCTCGGCGAAACGCTCGCTGACCACGGGCTCTCGCTGGTTTCGGGCGGCACCGACAACCACCTCGTGCTCGTGGACCTCCGGGAGTCCCACCCCGATACGACCGGCGGAGACGCCGAAGAGGCGCTCGAGGACGCCGGCATCGTCCTCAACGCGAACACGGTACCCGGCGAGACGCGCTCGGCGTTCAATCCGAGCGGCATCCGGGCGGGGACCCCGGCGCTGACGACCCGTGGCTTCGACGAGGACGATCTTCGAACCGTCGGCGACCTCATCGCGCGCGTGATCGATTCGCCCGACGACGAGGACGTGATCGCCGACGTGAGCGAGTCGGTCGACGAGCTCTGTGCGGCGAACCCGCTCTACGAGTGA
- a CDS encoding cation-translocating P-type ATPase, producing MVAHPHERPPERVLETLESGPDGLSDEEAERRLETDGANEIVRTAGRTPVSILLAQFDSVLIWVLLVAAALSIWAGHAVDAALIAIIVVANGFFGFTQDFRAEQSLESLRKLAAPTATVRRAGESRTVDATELVPGDVVELRRGDVVPADGRLFEERDLQVDEATLTGESTPVSKSIPAVDAETPLAEREGMVYKGTNITRGRASAVVTDTGMETAVGEIAHELSMTETTKTPLQEELDELGRTLGLGVLVLSALVVPLLIVRDTSVVQAALTAVSLAVAAIPEGLPAVVTLTLALGVRRMSDENALVRRLPAVEALGAVDVICTDKTGTLTKGQMTVSRLWLNDEVLEVRGVEGGENDAAWSGDDTTIGEYDSDLETEIEIENETETELAKAETGRTADREKLLVRIGVLCNDATLEDGDPTERALLELAERLGADVEALREGTPRSDEVPFSSDRKWMGTIHDDVGYVKGAPEVVLEHCDSILTEAGRRPMSDDARHRVEGRIQAFGDDALRVLAMAYRADPTDVADLERGLTFVGLTGMIDPPRTEVADAIAATRSAGIDVKMVTGDNVRTARAIADTLGLGTSVLEGREIEGMDAETLARRVTTVDVFARTSPEHKVRILQALQGRGREVAMTGDGVNDAPALKNADVGVAMGIRGTDVARQASDIVLLDDNYATMERAIKRGRTIFDNIWKFVAYLLSANVAEVALVFLASLYGYLILPAVQLLWINLLTDGLPALALGADPRSADVMDRPPRDHGRDIVERQMLGLIGGFGAVTTVVMLALMLWTLEGAAEVTPYAMTMVFTAFVFLEFEKLYVIRWVRETPTFSNRWLAIAVTISIALQLAVLYTPLNRYFGTIPLTVSDWGLVTAVLAICLPAYLVVAALVSRFER from the coding sequence ATGGTCGCCCATCCGCACGAACGCCCACCGGAGCGCGTCCTCGAGACCCTCGAGTCGGGGCCCGACGGGTTATCGGACGAAGAGGCCGAGCGGCGCCTCGAGACCGACGGTGCGAACGAGATCGTCAGAACCGCCGGTCGAACCCCGGTTTCGATCCTCCTCGCACAGTTCGATAGCGTCTTGATCTGGGTGCTGCTGGTCGCGGCCGCGCTGTCGATCTGGGCGGGCCACGCCGTCGACGCCGCTCTGATCGCGATCATCGTCGTCGCCAACGGCTTCTTCGGCTTCACACAGGACTTCCGGGCCGAACAGAGCCTCGAGTCGCTTCGCAAACTCGCCGCGCCGACGGCGACCGTTCGCCGGGCCGGCGAGTCCCGAACCGTCGACGCGACGGAACTCGTTCCCGGGGATGTCGTCGAACTGCGTCGCGGCGACGTCGTTCCAGCCGACGGTCGGTTGTTCGAGGAGCGCGACCTGCAGGTCGATGAGGCGACCCTCACGGGAGAGAGTACCCCAGTGTCGAAGTCGATACCCGCCGTCGATGCAGAAACCCCACTCGCCGAGCGGGAGGGCATGGTCTACAAGGGGACGAACATCACCCGCGGCCGAGCGAGTGCGGTCGTCACCGACACTGGGATGGAAACGGCGGTCGGGGAAATCGCTCACGAACTCTCGATGACCGAAACGACGAAGACGCCACTCCAGGAGGAACTCGACGAGCTGGGCCGTACGCTCGGCCTCGGCGTTCTCGTCCTCTCGGCGCTGGTCGTCCCGCTGTTGATCGTTCGGGACACGTCGGTGGTGCAGGCTGCGCTCACTGCAGTCTCGCTCGCCGTTGCCGCGATTCCCGAGGGGCTGCCAGCGGTCGTCACCCTCACGCTTGCCCTCGGCGTTCGGCGAATGTCCGACGAGAACGCACTCGTTCGTCGGCTTCCCGCCGTCGAAGCGCTCGGGGCCGTCGACGTCATCTGCACGGACAAGACCGGGACGCTCACGAAGGGGCAAATGACCGTCAGCAGACTCTGGCTCAACGACGAGGTCCTCGAGGTTCGAGGGGTCGAAGGAGGCGAAAACGACGCTGCCTGGAGCGGGGACGACACGACTATCGGCGAGTACGACAGTGACCTCGAGACCGAGATCGAAATCGAAAACGAGACCGAGACCGAGCTGGCGAAAGCGGAGACGGGCCGGACAGCCGATCGCGAGAAGTTACTCGTCCGAATCGGCGTCCTCTGTAACGACGCCACCCTCGAGGACGGTGACCCGACCGAGCGGGCCCTGCTCGAGCTAGCCGAGCGTCTGGGCGCCGACGTCGAGGCGCTCCGAGAGGGGACGCCGCGAAGCGACGAAGTCCCGTTTTCCTCCGACCGCAAGTGGATGGGGACGATCCACGACGACGTCGGCTACGTCAAGGGCGCACCGGAGGTCGTCCTCGAGCACTGCGATTCGATCCTCACGGAAGCGGGACGGAGACCGATGAGTGACGACGCCCGCCATCGGGTCGAAGGGCGGATCCAGGCGTTCGGCGACGACGCGCTTCGCGTCCTGGCGATGGCCTACCGTGCCGATCCCACCGACGTCGCGGATCTCGAGCGGGGGCTGACGTTCGTCGGGCTGACGGGGATGATCGACCCACCACGCACGGAGGTCGCCGACGCAATCGCGGCAACTAGGAGTGCCGGAATCGACGTGAAGATGGTGACCGGGGACAACGTTCGGACGGCGCGGGCCATCGCCGACACCCTCGGACTCGGGACGAGCGTCCTCGAAGGGCGGGAGATCGAGGGGATGGATGCCGAGACGCTCGCCCGGCGGGTTACGACCGTCGACGTGTTCGCTCGTACCTCGCCCGAACACAAGGTTCGAATCTTGCAGGCCCTCCAGGGGCGGGGGCGAGAGGTCGCGATGACGGGCGACGGCGTCAACGATGCGCCGGCATTGAAGAACGCGGACGTGGGCGTCGCAATGGGTATTCGGGGGACGGACGTCGCCCGGCAAGCTTCGGACATCGTCCTGCTCGACGACAACTACGCGACGATGGAGCGCGCGATCAAGCGCGGGCGGACGATCTTCGACAACATCTGGAAGTTCGTCGCCTACCTCCTCAGCGCCAACGTCGCGGAGGTTGCGCTCGTGTTCCTCGCCTCCCTGTACGGCTACCTGATCCTGCCGGCCGTCCAGCTCCTGTGGATCAACCTTCTGACCGACGGGCTCCCGGCGCTCGCGCTTGGCGCCGATCCGCGTAGCGCGGACGTGATGGACCGCCCGCCGCGGGACCACGGCCGCGACATCGTCGAGCGGCAGATGCTCGGCCTGATCGGCGGCTTCGGGGCCGTGACCACCGTCGTGATGCTCGCGCTCATGCTGTGGACGCTCGAGGGCGCTGCCGAAGTGACGCCATATGCGATGACGATGGTGTTCACGGCGTTCGTCTTCCTCGAGTTCGAGAAGCTCTACGTTATCCGCTGGGTACGCGAGACGCCGACGTTCTCGAACCGGTGGCTAGCGATCGCTGTCACGATCTCGATCGCGCTCCAGCTCGCCGTGCTCTACACGCCGCTCAATCGGTACTTCGGGACGATCCCGCTAACCGTTTCGGACTGGGGACTCGTCACCGCCGTCCTCGCGATCTGCTTGCCAGCCTACCTCGTCGTCGCCGCGCTCGTGAGTCGGTTCGAGCGGTGA
- a CDS encoding universal stress protein yields the protein MYDFLLVPVDGSEASTVALEYALDIAADHDATVHLLYVADTNKPSLVQTQGAVVDVLEETGDDVVKDARERAEARGVSTVTDTIQGQPRTVITEVAAEDVVDLVVMGTSGERSLTEHVLGSVTEHVVNASDKPVLAVRAADDASHPYPYEDVLVPTDGSEHAERALELAGEIAREHGATLHVLSVLEDSLFAIGTDSSDETTSGPRDRAQDALAETAETMRAGGVDEVTTAVESGSVPKAIRSYAVEHGIDLIAMGTHGRSGLDQRLLGSRTERVLRITPVPVLTTSRPGSIDHQ from the coding sequence ATGTACGACTTCCTCCTCGTTCCGGTCGACGGGAGCGAGGCGTCGACCGTCGCGCTCGAGTACGCCCTCGACATCGCGGCCGACCACGACGCGACCGTGCACCTGTTATACGTCGCCGATACGAACAAACCCAGTCTCGTCCAGACGCAAGGGGCCGTCGTCGACGTGCTCGAAGAGACCGGCGACGACGTGGTCAAGGACGCACGCGAGCGGGCCGAGGCCCGCGGCGTCTCGACCGTCACCGACACGATACAGGGGCAACCGCGGACGGTCATCACCGAGGTGGCCGCCGAGGACGTCGTCGACCTGGTCGTGATGGGGACGAGCGGTGAACGCAGTCTGACCGAACACGTTCTCGGGAGCGTCACCGAACACGTCGTCAACGCTAGCGACAAGCCGGTTCTCGCGGTTCGAGCAGCCGACGACGCGAGCCACCCGTACCCCTACGAAGACGTGCTCGTGCCGACGGACGGCAGCGAACACGCGGAACGTGCCCTCGAGTTGGCGGGTGAAATTGCGCGCGAACACGGTGCCACGCTCCACGTCCTCTCGGTCCTCGAGGACTCGCTGTTCGCCATTGGAACGGACTCGTCGGACGAAACCACGTCAGGGCCGCGTGACCGTGCTCAGGACGCGCTGGCCGAAACCGCCGAGACGATGCGAGCGGGTGGCGTCGACGAAGTGACGACGGCGGTCGAATCGGGATCCGTCCCGAAAGCAATTCGCTCGTATGCTGTCGAACACGGGATCGACCTGATCGCGATGGGGACGCACGGTCGGTCCGGGCTCGATCAACGCCTGCTCGGTTCCAGGACCGAGCGCGTGCTTCGGATCACGCCAGTTCCGGTGCTCACGACGTCACGTCCGGGTTCGATCGATCACCAGTAG
- a CDS encoding ZIP family metal transporter — translation MSLLENLTLVFVAGFVTALATGLGALPFFFFDEISDRHNVVLWGLASGIMISASVFGLIEEGLAEGTALEIAVGMAVGVVLVVLAHDVLLDADLDPREYEEADFKKLVLILGILTVHSFPEGIAVGVSFADLGLEGGFGFLGFTVPLLAVFMTVAISIHNIPEGTAISIPLKAMGVDRWKMVWWAVFSSLPQPIGAVIAFAFVQVARDFLPFGFGFAAGAMIYLVVSEFIPEALDIGSALPRGGKPELAGGIIAGVLVMVPLAFI, via the coding sequence ATGAGTCTCCTCGAGAACCTGACGCTGGTATTCGTCGCCGGATTCGTGACTGCCCTCGCAACCGGACTCGGGGCACTCCCGTTTTTCTTCTTCGACGAGATTAGCGACCGGCACAACGTCGTGCTCTGGGGACTCGCGTCCGGGATCATGATCTCGGCGTCGGTGTTCGGCCTCATCGAGGAGGGGCTGGCCGAGGGGACCGCCCTCGAGATCGCGGTCGGAATGGCCGTCGGGGTCGTCCTCGTCGTCCTGGCCCACGACGTGCTCCTCGACGCGGATCTCGACCCTCGAGAGTACGAGGAGGCCGACTTCAAAAAGCTCGTGCTCATCCTCGGCATTCTAACGGTTCACAGCTTCCCGGAGGGGATCGCCGTCGGCGTCTCCTTCGCCGACCTGGGGCTCGAGGGCGGGTTCGGGTTTCTGGGATTCACCGTCCCGCTCCTAGCGGTGTTCATGACGGTCGCCATCTCGATCCACAACATCCCGGAGGGGACGGCGATTTCGATCCCGCTGAAGGCTATGGGCGTCGATCGCTGGAAGATGGTCTGGTGGGCCGTCTTCTCGAGCCTTCCACAACCCATCGGGGCCGTCATCGCCTTCGCGTTCGTCCAAGTGGCCCGAGACTTCCTCCCGTTCGGATTTGGGTTCGCCGCGGGTGCGATGATTTACCTCGTCGTGAGCGAATTCATCCCCGAGGCGCTCGACATCGGCTCGGCGTTGCCACGTGGCGGAAAACCGGAGCTAGCTGGCGGGATCATCGCGGGGGTCCTGGTGATGGTCCCGCTGGCCTTCATCTGA
- a CDS encoding SHOCT domain-containing protein, giving the protein MRLAYARGDLSEEEFETRRARLEDERNR; this is encoded by the coding sequence TTGCGCCTGGCGTACGCCCGCGGCGACCTCTCCGAGGAAGAGTTCGAAACCCGGCGTGCTCGACTCGAGGACGAACGGAATCGATAG
- a CDS encoding SHOCT domain-containing protein, with amino-acid sequence MASSDTVRSLLILVVVLVLVPFVAMAIFWPAMGMWGSGHMGSGPWDGTGMSWSWLVMWALFLAIVVASGYLLYRALTPRSGATDPALE; translated from the coding sequence ATGGCTTCGAGTGACACGGTTCGATCGCTGCTCATCCTCGTCGTCGTCCTCGTACTCGTCCCGTTCGTCGCGATGGCCATCTTCTGGCCGGCGATGGGCATGTGGGGTAGCGGACACATGGGCAGTGGCCCGTGGGACGGAACGGGGATGTCGTGGTCCTGGCTCGTGATGTGGGCCCTGTTTCTCGCCATCGTCGTCGCGAGCGGCTACCTGCTCTACAGAGCGCTCACCCCGCGAAGTGGCGCAACCGACCCTGCTCTCGAGTAA
- a CDS encoding inorganic phosphate transporter, producing the protein MDPTTIALFSVAALASLFMAWVIGAGSSGATPFAPAVGANAISTMRAAFVVGILGFAGAVTQGGSVSDAVGRGLVQGVTLPPSAVIVVLLIGAGLMAIGIVTGYPIATAFTVTGAVIGVGFALGGHPVPSKYAEIGALWVLTPFVGGGIAYGIASILPRADVPERVSVPILAVIVGAVVANLEFAFLASAGGTLAAAGSRFIPLEGLVGSGVATAFVAIPVGLLVRWDVSRDQAGGLRRFLLALGGLVAFSAGASQVGLAVGPLLPLVEQEAAMAVSTTAILTGGGLGILVGSWTGAPRMIKSISQEYASLGPRRSISTLVPSFLIAQTAVVLGVPVSFNEIIVSAIIGSGLAVGGTGGVSPRKLGVTVLAWIGSFGLAFGLGYGVETAIGM; encoded by the coding sequence ATGGATCCCACAACGATTGCGCTCTTCAGCGTCGCGGCACTCGCCAGCCTGTTCATGGCCTGGGTGATCGGCGCCGGCTCGAGCGGCGCGACGCCGTTCGCCCCGGCGGTCGGCGCGAACGCCATCTCGACCATGCGGGCGGCGTTCGTGGTCGGCATCCTCGGATTCGCTGGCGCGGTTACACAGGGCGGGAGCGTCTCGGACGCCGTCGGCCGCGGCCTCGTGCAGGGAGTCACTCTCCCGCCCAGCGCCGTCATCGTCGTTCTCCTGATCGGCGCCGGCCTGATGGCGATCGGCATCGTAACGGGGTATCCGATCGCAACCGCGTTCACCGTCACGGGCGCGGTGATCGGCGTCGGGTTCGCACTCGGCGGACACCCCGTTCCCTCGAAGTACGCCGAAATCGGGGCGCTGTGGGTCCTGACGCCGTTCGTCGGCGGCGGGATCGCCTACGGAATCGCGAGTATCCTGCCGCGCGCTGACGTCCCCGAACGGGTGAGCGTGCCGATCCTGGCCGTGATCGTCGGCGCCGTCGTCGCGAACCTCGAGTTCGCGTTCCTCGCGTCCGCAGGTGGGACCCTAGCGGCGGCCGGAAGCCGGTTTATCCCGCTCGAGGGACTCGTCGGATCGGGGGTCGCAACCGCGTTCGTCGCGATTCCAGTGGGCCTGCTGGTCCGCTGGGACGTCAGCCGCGACCAGGCCGGGGGCCTTCGCCGGTTCCTGCTCGCGCTCGGTGGCCTCGTCGCCTTCTCGGCGGGAGCGAGTCAGGTCGGACTCGCGGTCGGCCCCCTGCTCCCGCTGGTCGAACAGGAGGCGGCGATGGCCGTCTCGACCACGGCGATCCTCACCGGTGGCGGACTCGGGATCCTCGTGGGCTCCTGGACCGGCGCGCCGCGAATGATCAAGTCGATCTCCCAGGAGTACGCCTCGCTCGGTCCCCGGCGGTCGATTTCGACGCTCGTTCCCTCGTTTCTGATCGCGCAGACGGCCGTCGTACTCGGCGTTCCCGTCTCGTTCAACGAGATTATCGTCAGCGCGATCATCGGTAGCGGACTGGCCGTGGGTGGGACCGGCGGCGTCAGTCCTCGAAAACTCGGCGTGACGGTCCTCGCCTGGATCGGTTCGTTCGGCCTGGCGTTCGGCCTCGGGTACGGAGTCGAGACGGCGATCGGGATGTGA
- a CDS encoding DUF6691 family protein: MPLILVGGLIFGFGLAYSHMARPEVVLDFLQFDDFGLLFVMFGAAIVSGIAFWVTPRLRERAPLTGDTYGRRLKSFDRNVLIGGAIFGVGWGLSGICPGAAYASLGIGNVTILWAIGGMFAGAYLQGVWRSQRASSGTTPSSAD; this comes from the coding sequence ATGCCGCTGATCCTCGTTGGCGGCCTGATCTTCGGGTTTGGTCTCGCCTACAGCCACATGGCCCGGCCGGAGGTCGTGCTGGATTTCCTCCAGTTCGACGACTTCGGCCTGTTGTTCGTGATGTTCGGTGCGGCGATCGTCTCGGGCATCGCGTTCTGGGTCACGCCGCGACTCCGTGAACGGGCGCCGCTGACCGGCGATACCTACGGCCGTCGCCTGAAGTCGTTCGACCGGAACGTCCTGATCGGCGGCGCCATCTTCGGCGTCGGCTGGGGCCTCTCCGGAATCTGTCCCGGCGCGGCCTACGCCAGCCTCGGGATCGGGAACGTCACGATCCTGTGGGCGATCGGCGGGATGTTCGCCGGCGCCTACCTCCAGGGCGTCTGGCGGAGCCAGCGCGCCTCGAGCGGGACGACACCGTCGAGCGCGGACTGA